A region of the Nitrospirota bacterium genome:
CGCAAGATGCATCAAAACCTCTGGTGGGCGGTGGCCTACAACGTCGTCGCATTTCCCGTCGCGGCGGGCGTGTTCTATCCCTTCGTTATCAGCCCCGAGGTGGCGGCGCTCGCCATGTCCGGCAGCTCCGCGCTGGTGGCGGTCAACGCCCTGCTGCTCAAGCGCACGCGGCTGGCCGGCATTCATCGGGTGCAAGCCGCCTTGGCGGACAACATTTCCGGGTTTCTCGAAGGGACGCCGCGAAACCGCGTGGCGTGATGAGCGCCAGGAGGCGAAGCCCGCCCCATGTCGATCCAACCGATCCAAGGAGGAAGGTGATGCCCAAGGCGAGAACGGCGAAGCACGCGATCACGACGATCCTGGTCCCAACCGATTTCTCTGAGCATTCCCGGCCCGCCCTGAGTTACGCCGAGATGTTGGCCAAGACGTTCGATGCCAAGATCGTCCTGGTTCATGTGATCGATACCGTAAGCTTCGCCGTAGCCGAATCGGTGCAGTGGACGGAGCTGTACCCGCGCTTGGCGGAGAAGATCCAGCCAATGCTCGACGGGCTGATCCGTGAGTCTGAGCGGAAGGGCGTTTCGGCCGTCGGTCGGGTGACCGAGGGCGTGCCCTATGACCAGATCGTCAAGGCCGCCGAGGCCGCCAACGCCGATCTCATCGTCATCGGCACCCATGGCCGAACCGGCATGCGTCATGTGCTGCTCGGAAGCGTGGCGGAACGAGTCGTTCGCCTGGCGCCGTGTCCGGTGCTGACCGTGAGGAAATGATGAGTCGCGGAACCGTCGAAACGGATGACATCGAGCTGAAGCTCAATCCGGATGGGTCACTGGTGCCGCTCGAACCGCGAAGCTGGTTCGTCTGTTTCGTTCCGGGAATCGACAAGCAGTGGTGGCATCCGTTCGTCCACAAAGTCCACAAGCACGTGTTTGCGATGCGGCCGGTCGGTGATGGGACATGGACCTTGTTCGAGCCTTGGTGGACGCGACTGCTCACGGCCACGATTACGTCGGAGCAGGTGAAGAAATTTCTGCGCTGGGGCGCCCAAGGCGACGTCCTGCTGGTCCGCGAAGCCATCCCCGGACGCTCGAGTCAGGCGCGCGGTTGGATGACCTGCGCCGCCCTGGCGAATTACCTCCTCGGACGGCCGTACTGGGTCTGGACGCCGCACGCGCTGTATCGTCGGCTGCTGCGGGAGCCGAACGTCTGCCGCGTGAACGTCTCGGCGGTGCTGAGCTACGACGTGGCGGAGATGGGGACCGCGGCATCGCGGTTCGTTGGGGGTTGTGACGAGTGTTGTCAGCCGGATGCGCCCAAACGACGCAAGGGCTCGGTCAAGCCGTTCTGTATGAAGTGTGGCCGGGATCTCGCTGTCCGGACGGGGTGATGAGGGATGGAAGGAGACGAACCGTGACGGCGAAGATGCAACGAGGGCTTTGGGCGGTGGCGCTCTTGCTTGTGGTGGCCGGCGCGACTTGGCTTGCGTGGCGCTGGTTTGCGCCGTCTGGTTTGCCGGAGGGCATCCTGGAGGGGTATGGCCGGATCGAGGGGACGGAGGTCACGGTGAGCAGCAAGGTGTCGGGACGCCTCGCCAAGATGGCGGTCACAGAAGGCGATCGCGTGGAGGCGGGGGCGCTGATCGCGGAGCTCTCGGCCGAGGAGATCCAGGCGCGCCTGGCTCAGGCGGGAGGCCGGCTGCGGGCCGCCGAGCAACGGATCAAAGAGCTCTCCGCACGCCTGGAGACTCTGGAACACCACGCGGTCACGGCGCGTGCCGATCACCAGCGCAATCAAACCCTGGCGCGCAGTGGAGCCATCTCCCGACAGCAACTCGACGCGTCGGAGAACGCGGTACGCGCAGCCGAGGGGGAACTCGTTGCCACGCGCGAGCTGTTGGGCGCGGCCCGGGGCGAGGCGACCGCGGCTCGAGCCGCGAGGGACGAGGCGCAGGCCGTCGCGGCCGAGACGCGCATCAGCGCACCCGTGTCGGGCACGGTGACCACCAGGGCGGCGGAGGTGGGCGAGTTCGTGTTCCCCGGCAAGCCCCTGGTGGTGCTCGTGGATCTGGCCAGACCGTATCTCCGCATCTACCTGCCGGAACGCGACATCGGCAAAGTCAAGCTCGGCGATCCCGCACGCGTGTACGTGGACTCGTTTCCCGACCGGCCGTTCGAGGCGACCGTGACGGAGGTTGCGAACAAGGCCGAGTTTACGCCCAAGGACGTGCACATGCCGGATGAGCGCGTGACCCTGGTGTACAGCGTCAAGCTGGAAATCAAAAACCCCGAGGGGATTCTCAAGCCGGGTATGCCGGCGGACGCGCTGGTCCGCTGGCTGCCCGAGGCCGAGTGGGGGCGATAGGATCGTGGACGGGCCGGCCGTGATCGAAACGCACGCGCTCACGCGCCGGTACCGCGAGCGCACGGCTGTGCAGGGGCTGTCGCTCTCCGTTCGCCGCGGCGAGGTGTTCGGCCTGCTCGGCTCCGACGGGGCTGGCAAGACCACCACGCTGCAAATGCTCGCAGCCATTCTCGACCCCACCGAGGGATCGGCGACGGTGCTTGGGTACGATACCGTGCGCGAGGCGTCGGAGGTTACTGCACGTCTCGGGTACATGTCGCAGGCCTTCAGTCTGTATGGGCGGCTGTCCGTGGACGAGAACCTGGAATTCTTCGCCGACCTGCACCGGGTACCGGAGCC
Encoded here:
- a CDS encoding universal stress protein, whose protein sequence is MPKARTAKHAITTILVPTDFSEHSRPALSYAEMLAKTFDAKIVLVHVIDTVSFAVAESVQWTELYPRLAEKIQPMLDGLIRESERKGVSAVGRVTEGVPYDQIVKAAEAANADLIVIGTHGRTGMRHVLLGSVAERVVRLAPCPVLTVRK
- a CDS encoding efflux RND transporter periplasmic adaptor subunit: MTAKMQRGLWAVALLLVVAGATWLAWRWFAPSGLPEGILEGYGRIEGTEVTVSSKVSGRLAKMAVTEGDRVEAGALIAELSAEEIQARLAQAGGRLRAAEQRIKELSARLETLEHHAVTARADHQRNQTLARSGAISRQQLDASENAVRAAEGELVATRELLGAARGEATAARAARDEAQAVAAETRISAPVSGTVTTRAAEVGEFVFPGKPLVVLVDLARPYLRIYLPERDIGKVKLGDPARVYVDSFPDRPFEATVTEVANKAEFTPKDVHMPDERVTLVYSVKLEIKNPEGILKPGMPADALVRWLPEAEWGR